The Alicyclobacillus vulcanalis region GTACGCAGATGTTTCTCGACTTCGTCCAACGCTTGATCACCGTCGAGATGTCGCAGAAAGACGTTCTCAACGCGATAATGCGCGGTCCCGATGTCGAGCTCATCTGGCGCGCTGGCGACGCTGTAGGAAAATCGTGTTGCAAAGTCCAAGTTAGTCATTTGAGTCTGCACAGAAATCTTCGTGTAATTATTCAAATCAAAGGCTTTACCAAGGTTAATTGTCCTCCTGTCGGTAACGGCCCAGTTATCTGAGGAACAATGGTTATTCAATCTCGTCAATATAGCTTATAATGGCCTCTCTGTAGCGTTCTATATCCGAGGATTGAACATACTGCAACATAGCTCTCATAACTATCTTTAGTGCTTCTGATTTGTTCCCCTGACTATACAAGGACAAACCAAGAAACATGCTTATTGAAGGAAGCTCAGGATAACGCCGTTGTGCATCTATCAACACCTGAACAGCTTCATCGACTCTCCCGACATTTCGAAGTGAACTGCCAAGCTGTAATAAAGCGTAAGCATGATATTCAGCGGAAAGCCCAAGCCGTACAGCTTCTTCATACAAAGGTATAGCCTCGGCCTCTCGACCTAAATAGTCTAACGCACGTGCCAACTCGAACTTTGCTCTCGCCGATGAAGGATGTTGACGCT contains the following coding sequences:
- a CDS encoding tetratricopeptide repeat protein, whose translation is MDYAYTGLSKQITAVTTVWKERIKMEPNWTAVVETGWTYKDDESRLVEYFAETERQHPSSARAKFELARALDYLGREAEAIPLYEEAVRLGLSAEYHAYALLQLGSSLRNVGRVDEAVQVLIDAQRRYPELPSISMFLGLSLYSQGNKSEALKIVMRAMLQYVQSSDIERYREAIISYIDEIE